GGGACTTCAACGAGGATCTCCGGCAGCTCGGCATCGACGCGCTCCGGGCGATTGTCCGGGTCCAGCTCGCTCCGCAGGACGTCGCCCGCTTCATGGCTCGGGCGACATAGCCGACAACGGGAAAGGCGGTGAGCACCGCTCATCATCATGCCCAGATGCGTTCATCCGTCGAAAAAGGACCGCACCACGGCCTTCGAGAGGGCGATCGGCCCACGAACGACCCGTCCCGGCAATGGCTGCGTCCGGCTATTTTCCGGCGCGTCCCTCTGGGCCGCTTTCCATCGCGAAGCAAAATAGCCGGTCTTCGCCATCCTCCGCTGCGCTTCGGCCCTGCGCCTTGCTCCGGGTGCAGGGCCACGCCGCCCGTGGGCTTTCATCGCCAGAAGGCCGCGATGGTCGCGGTCCAAACGACGGAGCATCCCATGAGCGGGCATGACGACTTTGAGCCTCACCACGATTCTTCCCCGACCGATCACGTTTTGCAGGAGCTTCAGCTCTACGGCTATCGTCCCTTCGAGGACGAACCCGATCCCCGGCCACTCCCCGAGGGCGACCGCGTCGCCGGCGCCATCGCCGACATCTTTGACGCCCTGGTCTCGACGATGGAGGACACGCGCCTCGAACCCGACCTCGACGATCTCCTCTGGTCGACCGTCAACCTCTTTCATCGCGCCACTGAGCGGATCGAACGCGAACTAGACGACAATGAGCAGGGGCAGCGCCGCCTTCAGCGCGAACAGGATGGCAGCGAGGTCAAATCCGTCGAACTGGAGCGCCTCCTCGCCGAAGGCCAGACCCTGATCGAACGCCGCGACGCCTTCGAGCTGATGCGCGACCAGGCCGTCGATCACTTCGAGCGCCAGACCGGATCGAGCTGGAAACCGCGCAGCGGCTCGAAGGTCAACCACCGCAATATGACCGCCGCGATGATCGACAGCCGCGACTTCATCGCCGCCAAGCGCCGCGCTGAGACCGAAATCATGCTGCCGGCAGGACCAAAGATCGCCTTCTCCGGCGGCGACAGCACCGACCACAAGCTCATCTGGGCCAAGCTCGATCAGATCCACGCCAAGCACCGCGACATGGTGCTGATGCACGGCGGTTCGCCCAAAGGCGCCGAGAAGATCGCAGCGCGTTGGGCCGATACCCGCAAGGTGCCGCAGATCGCCTTCAAGCCGGATTGGACAAAACACGCCAAGGCCGCGCCCTTCAAACGCAACGACCAGATGCTGGCCGTCATGCCGATCGGCGTCATCATCTTCCCCGGCACCGGCATTCAGGACAATCTCGGCGACAAGGCCCGCAAGATGGGCATCCCGGTCTATCGGTTCGATAAAGGCGGCGCGTAAGCGCCGCCGAACTGCCCTCTTGAAAAATGATGGCATTTTCCGTATTATGCCATCATCGCTATCAGATTTGATGGAGGCGCTATCATGCCCGCAGTGACGATCCGAAACCTGCCTGACGCGACGCACCGCGCCCTCAAGGTGCGGGCGGCCCAGCACGGCCGCAGCGCCGAGGCCGAAATGCGCGACATCCTCGAAACGGCTGTCCGTCCCGACACGCGCCTCCGGCTC
The nucleotide sequence above comes from Hyphomicrobiales bacterium. Encoded proteins:
- a CDS encoding DUF2493 domain-containing protein, giving the protein MSGHDDFEPHHDSSPTDHVLQELQLYGYRPFEDEPDPRPLPEGDRVAGAIADIFDALVSTMEDTRLEPDLDDLLWSTVNLFHRATERIERELDDNEQGQRRLQREQDGSEVKSVELERLLAEGQTLIERRDAFELMRDQAVDHFERQTGSSWKPRSGSKVNHRNMTAAMIDSRDFIAAKRRAETEIMLPAGPKIAFSGGDSTDHKLIWAKLDQIHAKHRDMVLMHGGSPKGAEKIAARWADTRKVPQIAFKPDWTKHAKAAPFKRNDQMLAVMPIGVIIFPGTGIQDNLGDKARKMGIPVYRFDKGGA
- a CDS encoding plasmid stabilization protein, which encodes MPAVTIRNLPDATHRALKVRAAQHGRSAEAEMRDILETAVRPDTRLRLGSALAERSRKLGLTNEDVAALEQARDQAPAKPMSFE